A region from the Pseudomonas promysalinigenes genome encodes:
- a CDS encoding Na+/H+ antiporter subunit C translates to MEEVIAVAIGVLAASGVWLILRPRTYQVIMGLCLLSYGVNLFIFSMGSLFIGKEPIIKDGVTQDLLHYTDPLPQALVLTAIVISFAMTALFLVVLLASRGLTGTDHVDGRERDE, encoded by the coding sequence ATGGAAGAAGTCATTGCAGTCGCCATCGGCGTATTGGCAGCATCGGGGGTATGGTTGATCCTGCGCCCACGCACCTATCAGGTGATCATGGGGCTATGCCTGTTGTCGTATGGCGTCAACCTGTTCATTTTCAGCATGGGCAGCCTGTTCATCGGCAAGGAGCCGATCATCAAAGATGGCGTGACTCAGGACCTGCTGCATTACACCGACCCGCTGCCGCAAGCGCTGGTGCTCACCGCCATCGTTATCAGCTTTGCCATGACCGCACTTTTCCTGGTAGTACTGCTGGCCTCGCGGGGTCTGACCGGCACTGACCATGTGGACGGCCGGGAGCGTGACGAATGA